Genomic DNA from Jejubacter calystegiae:
ATCGACAGCGGCCGTTCGATACCGAAACCACCAATCGTGGCGTAGACATGGGCCAGCTGTAGCGGCGTGACCATCAATCCATAGCCGAACGAAAAGGTGGCGCGATCCAGTTTGCCCCAGATGCGGCGGTGCGGCAGCAGGCCGCTACTCTCGCCGGTCAGGCCCAGCCCCGTAGGCTGACCGAAGCCGAAGGCTTTATAGGTCTGCATCAGAGCGTTAATCGGCATCGCCAGCGACAGTCGGGAGACGCCGACATCGCTCGACTTCTGCAGGATGCCAGTCAGCGTCAGCTCCGGATAGTAACCGACATCGCGAATCATATGACCGTCGATACGCCAGGGATGGGTATCCACTACGCTGTCCGGCTGAACGATCCCCTTACGCAGAGCCGTCATTAATACCAGGGGTTTGACCGTCGAGCCAGGCTCAAAGGTATCGCTGATGGCGCGGTTACGAAAATCATCCAGGGTGGCCCCGGCGCGATTGTTAGGGTTAAAGGTGGGATAGCTGGCCATCGCCAGCACCTCACCGGTATGGACATCCAACAATACCGAGGCACCCGACTTTGCTTTATTCCAGGTGACGGCGTTACTAAGCGCATCTTCGGTGACGGTCTGTAACCGCCGGTCGATGCTCAGGATAATATTGTGGGCAGGCACTGGCGGGCGTTCGGTGATATTTTCGATAACCTTGCCGTAGCGATCTTTTCGTACCCGCCGTTCGCCGGGCTTACCGGTCAGCTGGCGGTTAAAGCTTTTCTCGACCCCTTCAATACCCCGGTCATCGATATTGGTGAAGCCAATCAGATTCGCCGCCACGTGGCCCGAGGGATAAAAACGTCGCGATTCCTGACGCAGGCTGATGCCGGGTAAACGCAGCTTTTTAATATATTGCGCCTGCTGCGGGTCAAGCTGGCGCGCCAGATAGACAAAGCGCCCTTTCGGATTATGCTCAATACGGTGAGCTATCTCGCTGAGCGGCTGTTTCAGCACCGTCGCCAGCGCCTGCCAGCGGGCGTTAATCTGCACGCCGCCCTTTTGACCGACGATAAGGGGATCGGCCCAGACCGCCGCTACCGGTACGCTGACCGCCAGCGGCTGGCCGTTGCGATCCTCAATCATACCGCGAGGCACCACCAGCGGCTCTTCACGCAGCGAACGCTTATCCTCTTCCTTTACCAGGTGATCTGGCTCAACCAGCTGCAGCCAGGCCACCCGGCCAAGAATCACCAGTAAACTCACCAGAATGGCAATGCAGAGCAGCCCGTAACGCCAGTGGACAAAGTTCAGGCTTGTCGCGCCGCGCAATTTTTTCACATCCTCTCCTTCGCGGTTAACCGGAAAACAGCCCCGATTAAACCCGACATTAAGCACAGATAACGTCACAAAATGCTAATAGCGACCAACGCTTTGCAACAGAACACAACCAGAGGGCGGGTTCAGTAACACTCTGAAAAACCATACTCTTTTAGCAGGTTCAAAGTGGTTACCGGGTAACCAGAGGCGGGAAATATAGCGGGCAACAAAAAACCCCGCGCCCAATATGATGGAAGCTGCGGGGTTTCACTAACCTGCAACCATAGCGGTTGCGCAAAATTATCAGATGGCGACCACGTTAACGGCTGCCGGGCCCTTCTGGCCGTCCTGAATTTCAAATTCAACTTTCTGACCTTCGGCCAGCGTTTTGAAACCGTTGCCCTGGATAGCAGAGAAGTGTACGAACACATCTTTGCTGCCATCGGCCGGAGTGATGAAACCAAAGCCTTTAGACTCGTTGAACCACTTAACTTGACCTGTGATCTTTGCCATTTACAAATTCCTTAAATTGTTTTCTTCGCCCGCAGGCGCAACTTAGATAAAACTGAGACATTACTGCTTGAGGCACTAATATAAGGTTCGGCAGAGAAGCGGTATTCAACGACATCGTGTTTACTCAGGACTTCTTTGACTTAACATGCCACAAAAAAACAGAACTATACCTCGTTTAACCCATCGTGTTATCACACACAACGTTAACGATGGCAAGCCATTTTTAGGCGTGTCACGATCTGCCGCACAGATTCAGATATTCACCAGATAAACAGCGCCCCATTATGCACCTGCGTGCGCTAAAGCTGCAGTACCCTACCGCAAGGAATGAGGGCTGGCGCCCCGTTTCGCTGCGACTTTTTCACCATAGCTCAAACACTTCCGCCCGTCCAGGCGAACTGTTAAAAAGTCGTGCCGCCTCGCTTTTTTGGTTATATCATTTACGGACAACTTATAACATAAAGTAATGAATAAAGCGCCACAGGCCAAGTTTAGCCGCTAACCCTCAGACTCGCCAGTTTGTTCCCGATAATAAAATCTGAGCCATTCAACAATATATTGCACCAGAATAATGACGATTTAATGACAACGCATCATAAGCGTGCGCGACCTGCACCAATATATAAACCGACACAATGACATGATGAGATAATCCCGAAACCAAATAATTACTGGTCCGTGATGTAATAGCGTTTCCTTATTCCCGGGCTATTGCCAAATACTGACCAATGCGCAGCGGACGGAAAGCGGCCTCCTGTTCCCCTACCGCACTCAACGCCGCGCACAGTTCACGCGGCGGCGCGTCCAGCGATTCATCCGCCAGCTCAAATACTCCCCAGTGAATGGGAATGGCAAGGGGGCGTCCTATCGCCCTCCAGAGCGCCACCGCCTCCTGAGGCCCCATATGGTGATCGCGCATAAACCAGCGTGGCTCATAGGCGCCAATAGGAATCGCAGCCCCATCCAGCGCGCCAAGACGCTGGGGAATCTCCAGCAGCAGATCGCTGTAGCCAGTATCGCCGCTGAACCAGAAGCGCCGGGAAGCCCATTCCACCACCCAACCACACCACAGAGAACGGTTGCGATCCCAGGGGGTACGCATACTCCAGTGACGTGCGGGCACCGCAGTCAGCGTAATACCATTGAGCTCGTGGTTCTGCCACCAGTCGCGCTCCACAACCTGATGAATACCCCGGCGTCGAAACCAGATTCCCAGACCTGCAGGGACCAGAAAAGCAGCATAGGGAAAACGCCGGTGCAATAGCCGTATGCTGGCGCTGTCGAGATGATCGTAGTGGTTATGAGAGATAAGCACCGCATCAAGCTGCGGGAGATCGTCCGGCACCAGGGCCAGCGGCGTCCTGCGCTGGGGCCCCCAGAAACGCAGCGGAGAGGCGCGGTGGGAAAAGACCGGATCGGTTAACAGATAGCGGCCATTGATACGCAGCAGCAATGTGGCATGGCCCAGCCACCAGACGGCATCTTCATTGCCGCAAATGTCGGCATACTGCCACCAGCGCGCGATAAACCCCGGGTAACCGTCATCAGGAGGAAAGGGAAGCCCCTGCTCGCGGCGCATTCTACGCCAGCGCTTTAAATCGCCGGGCTGACGGCGGCCCGGCTCAATATTGCAGAAGCCATTGGGAAGATGGTGCGCCTGTTGGGGATCATACCAGGGGTTTTTCCAGGGCATTGGGCCTCCGCAGAATCAGCCTCTGGATGATATAGCAGATTCAGCGCTCCGCTACCAGCCGCACCAGCTCTTCGTCGTTATCATCCTGAACCAGTACGGGCGCATCCTTTTCAGGTTCATTGGCCTCGCACAGACGACGCAGCAGCGCGTTTTGTCGCTTCTGCTGTTCGAGCAGCGCTTCAAGCAACGCGACCTGCTCGCTGGCCCTGACGCTTGCGCGATTAACAAAAAACCACACCACCAGACCAATCACCAGCATCAATCCGGAGACCGCCAGCGAGGCCACATTTAACGTATTCATGAGTTCATTCATTTAACCACCTCAAACAAACCCGGATTCTACCGCGGGTCTGCCCGGGACACCACCGGCGCAAGCGCCCTTACTCGCTACCAGGGGATAAATTTATTCACAACGCAAATACCGTTAAAGAATGGTTCATCCTGATCGCACATGGCGTTCAGCATCTGTGTCCACATCAACAGGCAGGCTATCAGGACGACTATCAGGATGATCCACCAGTATTTTCTCACATCGACTCCATTGTTGTCGGGCAGGGTATGCTACCATCCTGGCATCGCCAGGTTAAACCAAACTTCACTCATTCAGCGTTTCCTTTAGGAATCATCAGATTGTTAAGATCTGCCCGCTGTTTTACCCTGGCTTTCGCAAATCAATATCAAATAAGAGGGAATTAATGCGCATCCTGATTCGTATCATTATTGTGCTGGCGCTCATCTGGATTGGCTTACTCCTGAGCGGCTATGGGGTGCTTATCGGCAGCAAGGAGAACGCTGCAGGGCTGGGACTACAGTGTAAATATCTGACCGCCCGCAGCACTCAGACCGTTCAGTACGTTCACACCGACAGCGGTATCATCGGCATTACGGACTGCCCGGTACTGCGCAAGACCGGCGACGCGGTCGACGACGGCAAATAAGCGATTACGGCCCCGCCAGGGGCGGGGCCGTAATTATCAGAACGGATAGTCGTGATAGCCCTGTTGTTCGGAGATATTGCGTGCGGCGCGATGCAACATCGCCACATACTCATGCAGTTTTTCTTCAGAGAAACGTAAAGTCGGGAACGAAATACTCAGTCCGGCAATCACCACGCCGAAACGGTCGAATACCGGCACCGCAATACAGCGCAACCCCTCTTCCTGTTCCTCATTATCTTCCCCGTAACCCAGTCTTTTCACCGTATCCAGAACCGGCAGCAGCTCTTCGGTGCTACCAACGGTACGTGATGTGCTGCGGGTATACTCAATGTGCGAGAGGATTTCCTTTACCTCGTCGCGATCGCGCCAGGCCAGCAGCACCTTCCCAATAGCGGTACTGTGCAGCGGGTTCCGGCGACCAATACGCGAATACATACGCAGGTTATACATGGAGTCGATTTTGTGGATGTAGACAATGCTGTCTTCATCCAGCGCCCCCAGATGGATGGTCTCTTTGGTCTGACGCGACAGCTCGCGCATCTGAATGTCGGCACTGCGAATCAGATCGACATTCTGCAGCGAGCGGGCACCCAGCTCAAAAAGCTTCAGAGTCAGAGAATACTTTTCCGACTCGCCTTCCTGAGCGACGTAACCCAGCGACTTCATGGTCTGCAAAAAGCGGTATACCGTGCTTTTCGACATCATTACGCGCTGCGACAGCTCGGTTATCCCTATTTCGCGTTCTTCGCCCAACGCCTGAAGAATACCGAATACCTTCAGTACGGAAGAGACCGAATCCGGCTGCTTATCCAAGTCTGCGACTGCCATTAATCACCTCGGCGCAATTTGTTTTATAAAAATCAGAACTGGTTTTTAGTATAATTTGACCACCCGCGTGCCGCAATCGCTGTGCGCCAGTTTCGTTACAAATCTGCGACATTCAGCTGCACCATCGATGATAAACTGGTCGCTTTATTAAACTTTTTGCCACTAATCCGTCATTTTATGGAAAACTCCCCCGCAGACGGCATGCCGCTGCCCCAACGCTACGGCGCTATTATCACCATCGCTCTGGGTATTATGATGTCGGTGCTGGATGGCGCGATTGCTAATGTAGCACTGCCGACGCTCTCCCAGGAACTGCAGGCCAGCCCGGCCAGCACCATCTGGGTGGTCAACGCCTATCAGATGGCGATTATGGTGTCGCTACTGTCATTCTCTTTTTTAGGCGATATGGTCGGCTACCGCCGTATCTACCGCTACGGGCTGGCGCTGTTTAGCCTGACGTCGCTGATGTGTGCCCTTTCCCCTACGCTGGAATGGCTGATTGCCGCCCGCATCCTTCAGGGCTTTAGCGCAGCGGCGGTAATGAGCGTGAATACCGCGCTGATTCGCCTGATCTATCCCCGCGCCCAACTGGGACGCGGGCTCGCCATTAACGCGTTGATCGTAGCGGTCTCCGCCGCCGCTGGCCCCACCGTGGCCGCGGCGATTCTGTCGGTCGCTACCTGGCACTGGCTGTTTCTGATTAACCTGCCCATCGGCGTTGTGGGACTGATTCTGGCGCTGCGCTGGCTACCAGCCAACACCGAAAAACAGCGTCAGCGCTTCGATCTGCCCAGCGCGCTGATGAACGCCCTGACCTTTGGCCTGCTGATCGGCGCCCTGAGCGGCTTCGCGCAGGGACAGCCGCCGCTGCTGGTTGCCGGTGAGTGTATCGCGCTGTTGATTATCGGTACGCTCTTTGTGCGCCGTCAGCTGCGCCTGGAAGTGCCGTTACTGCCAGTGGACCTGCTACGTATTCCGATTTTTTCGCTATCAATGGCGACCTCTATCTGTTCGTTTACCGCACAGATGCTGGCGCTGGTCGCCCTGCCGTTCTGGATGCAAGGGGTGCTGGGACGCAGCGAAGTGGAGACAGGGTTGCTGCTGACCCCCTGGCCTATCGCGACTATGCTGGTGGCGCCTGTGGCCGGAAGACTGATCGAACATGTCCATGCCGGACCGCTGGGTGCGCTGGGGCTGTTGCTGTTTACCACCGGGCTGGTGGCGCTGGCGCTACTTACGGATACCCCTGGCGATATGGATATCATCTGGCGTATGGCGCTGTGCGGCGTCGGATTTGCGCTGTTCCAGTCGCCGAATAACCATACCCTTATATCCAGCGCTCCACGTAACCGCAGCGGCGGTGCCAGCGGGATGCTGGGCACCGCGCGTCTGACCGGTCAGAGCATCGGAGCCGCGCTGGTGGCGCTGATGTTTAACCTGTTTAACGACAGCGGTACCCAGTCCGCCCTCTGGCTGGCGGCCGCTTTTGCCTGTATAGCGGCAATCATCAGCAGCCTGCGCCTGAGTCAGCCCCACAGTCGCGCATAAAAAAAGCGCCATCCGGCGCTTTTTTGTTTAATACCCTGAATTACTTCAGGTACTCCCCGCTACGCAGCGCTTCGATACGCTTATCGAGCGGCGGATGGCTCATAAACAGTTCGCTAAAGGATTTACCCTTACCGTTGATACAGAACGCCATCATGCTGCTGGCTTCCTGCGGTTCGTAACTGGTCTTCAGACGCTGCAGCGCAGCGATCATCTTTTCACGCCCTACCAGCTTCGCAGAGCCGGCATCGGCGTGGAATTCACGGTAGCGCGAGAACCACATGGTGATAATACTGGCCAGAATACCGAATACCAGTTCCAGCACCATGGAAACGGCAAAGTAGATCATCGGGTTACCGTTGGAGCTTTCGCCTTCGTCGCGGTTACCGCTCAGGAAACCCGCAGCCAGCTGCGCGATAATACGCGAGATAAAGATAACGAAGGTGTTCACTACCCCCTGAATCAGAGTCATGGTGACCATGTCGCCATTGGCGATATGGCTGATTTCGTGAGCGATCACCGCCTCAGCCTCGTCCTGATTCATGTTCTGCAACAGACCGGTACTGACCGCCACCAGCGACGCATCGCGTCGGGCGCCGGTCGCGAAGGCGTTGATATCCGGCGCATGGTAGATAGCCACCTGCGGCATAGCGATGCCCGCCTGCTGCGCCTGACGGCTTACGGTTTCCATCAGCCAGCGTTCGGTCTCGTTACGCGGCTGCTCAATAACTTCCCCCCCTACCGAACGCAGCGCCATCCATTTGGACATCAGCAGCGATACGATAGATCCGCCAAAGCCAAACAGCAGCGCCATAATCAACAGACCACTAACGCTGCTGGACTGAATTCCCGTCAGGCTTAGCACAATCCCGAAGACGACCATAACGGCAAGGTTGGTCAGCAGGAAAAGCGCGATTCGCATCATAATTTTTTTAACCTCGTTTAAACCAAACGCACTACGCGATTCCTCATATCGTGAGGCGCGAAAGCGTTATTTTCAACGATCGGAGGTCGCCAGGTGACTAAAAAGACATATCTTTACATTTTGTAGCATTTCGCTAACGCAAT
This window encodes:
- the htpX gene encoding protease HtpX, with the protein product MMRIALFLLTNLAVMVVFGIVLSLTGIQSSSVSGLLIMALLFGFGGSIVSLLMSKWMALRSVGGEVIEQPRNETERWLMETVSRQAQQAGIAMPQVAIYHAPDINAFATGARRDASLVAVSTGLLQNMNQDEAEAVIAHEISHIANGDMVTMTLIQGVVNTFVIFISRIIAQLAAGFLSGNRDEGESSNGNPMIYFAVSMVLELVFGILASIITMWFSRYREFHADAGSAKLVGREKMIAALQRLKTSYEPQEASSMMAFCINGKGKSFSELFMSHPPLDKRIEALRSGEYLK
- a CDS encoding MBL fold metallo-hydrolase → MPWKNPWYDPQQAHHLPNGFCNIEPGRRQPGDLKRWRRMRREQGLPFPPDDGYPGFIARWWQYADICGNEDAVWWLGHATLLLRINGRYLLTDPVFSHRASPLRFWGPQRRTPLALVPDDLPQLDAVLISHNHYDHLDSASIRLLHRRFPYAAFLVPAGLGIWFRRRGIHQVVERDWWQNHELNGITLTAVPARHWSMRTPWDRNRSLWCGWVVEWASRRFWFSGDTGYSDLLLEIPQRLGALDGAAIPIGAYEPRWFMRDHHMGPQEAVALWRAIGRPLAIPIHWGVFELADESLDAPPRELCAALSAVGEQEAAFRPLRIGQYLAIARE
- a CDS encoding PhoP/PhoQ regulator MgrB, which codes for MRKYWWIILIVVLIACLLMWTQMLNAMCDQDEPFFNGICVVNKFIPW
- the ftsI gene encoding peptidoglycan glycosyltransferase FtsI; this translates as MKKLRGATSLNFVHWRYGLLCIAILVSLLVILGRVAWLQLVEPDHLVKEEDKRSLREEPLVVPRGMIEDRNGQPLAVSVPVAAVWADPLIVGQKGGVQINARWQALATVLKQPLSEIAHRIEHNPKGRFVYLARQLDPQQAQYIKKLRLPGISLRQESRRFYPSGHVAANLIGFTNIDDRGIEGVEKSFNRQLTGKPGERRVRKDRYGKVIENITERPPVPAHNIILSIDRRLQTVTEDALSNAVTWNKAKSGASVLLDVHTGEVLAMASYPTFNPNNRAGATLDDFRNRAISDTFEPGSTVKPLVLMTALRKGIVQPDSVVDTHPWRIDGHMIRDVGYYPELTLTGILQKSSDVGVSRLSLAMPINALMQTYKAFGFGQPTGLGLTGESSGLLPHRRIWGKLDRATFSFGYGLMVTPLQLAHVYATIGGFGIERPLSITRIDPPVEGQRVMPEQIVHQVEHMMESVALPGGGGIKAAVRNYRVAVKTGTAKKIGPDGHYIDNYVAYTAGVAPATNPRYALVVMINNPQNGEYYGGAVAAPVFSQIMGDVLRLQNVEPDGVAPDSDHLSVLKTSDEAHPLS
- the kdgR gene encoding DNA-binding transcriptional regulator KdgR, which codes for MAVADLDKQPDSVSSVLKVFGILQALGEEREIGITELSQRVMMSKSTVYRFLQTMKSLGYVAQEGESEKYSLTLKLFELGARSLQNVDLIRSADIQMRELSRQTKETIHLGALDEDSIVYIHKIDSMYNLRMYSRIGRRNPLHSTAIGKVLLAWRDRDEVKEILSHIEYTRSTSRTVGSTEELLPVLDTVKRLGYGEDNEEQEEGLRCIAVPVFDRFGVVIAGLSISFPTLRFSEEKLHEYVAMLHRAARNISEQQGYHDYPF
- a CDS encoding YobH family protein, which gives rise to MRILIRIIIVLALIWIGLLLSGYGVLIGSKENAAGLGLQCKYLTARSTQTVQYVHTDSGIIGITDCPVLRKTGDAVDDGK
- the cspE gene encoding transcription antiterminator/RNA stability regulator CspE translates to MAKITGQVKWFNESKGFGFITPADGSKDVFVHFSAIQGNGFKTLAEGQKVEFEIQDGQKGPAAVNVVAI
- a CDS encoding YebO family protein; the protein is MNELMNTLNVASLAVSGLMLVIGLVVWFFVNRASVRASEQVALLEALLEQQKRQNALLRRLCEANEPEKDAPVLVQDDNDEELVRLVAER
- a CDS encoding MFS transporter — translated: MENSPADGMPLPQRYGAIITIALGIMMSVLDGAIANVALPTLSQELQASPASTIWVVNAYQMAIMVSLLSFSFLGDMVGYRRIYRYGLALFSLTSLMCALSPTLEWLIAARILQGFSAAAVMSVNTALIRLIYPRAQLGRGLAINALIVAVSAAAGPTVAAAILSVATWHWLFLINLPIGVVGLILALRWLPANTEKQRQRFDLPSALMNALTFGLLIGALSGFAQGQPPLLVAGECIALLIIGTLFVRRQLRLEVPLLPVDLLRIPIFSLSMATSICSFTAQMLALVALPFWMQGVLGRSEVETGLLLTPWPIATMLVAPVAGRLIEHVHAGPLGALGLLLFTTGLVALALLTDTPGDMDIIWRMALCGVGFALFQSPNNHTLISSAPRNRSGGASGMLGTARLTGQSIGAALVALMFNLFNDSGTQSALWLAAAFACIAAIISSLRLSQPHSRA